A region from the Lycium barbarum isolate Lr01 chromosome 8, ASM1917538v2, whole genome shotgun sequence genome encodes:
- the LOC132605897 gene encoding monolignol oxidoreductase AtBBE-like 15 has translation MASSISINILFSFIFLFSASCAVSYTIQDQFYQCINLHSDHSIPFSTAFFTPTFNATSFNSVLKSTAENLRWLAPSQQKPLLIFTALIESHVQAAVICAKELKIQLRVRSGGHDFEGISYTSAMTISVPFILLDLAKLRAIKVDIEDNSAWVQAGATVGEVYYRISEKSKTHGYPAGLCTSLGIGGHITGGAYGPMLRKYGLAADNVVDAQIVDASGRVLDRSLMGEDLFWAIRGGGGGSFGVLLAWKIRLVPVPSTVTVFTVPKTLETGATKVLNKWQHVAHKIDEDLFIRVIITPANSTKGKKTVQTAYQALFLGKTDRLLDVMNHSFPELGLTRNDCVEMSWIQSVIYIAGYPSNIRPEFLLQGKSLFPKVYYKGKSDFLRQPVPETGLEGMWKLFLQEDSPLLIWNPYGGMMGKIVESSIPFPHRKGVICKILYITNWTAGESADKHINWIRRLYEYMGTFASKFPREAYVNYRDLDLGMNKNANPSFLEASVWGKKYFKNNYDRLVLVKTKVDPDNFFWHEQSLPILPFKVDKVCSLKNDFGLMSC, from the coding sequence ATGGCTTCTTCAATCTCTATCAATATTCTTTTTTCATTCATATTCCTATTTTCAGCTTCATGTGCTGTTTCATATACAATTCAAGATCAATTCTATCAGTGTATTAATCTCCATTCGGACCATTCAATCCCTTTCTCCACAGCTTTCTTCACTCCTACTTTCAATGCTACTTCATTCAACTCTGTCCTTAAATCCACTGCCGAAAATCTAAGATGGTTGGCACCTTCTCAACAAAAACCTCTGCTTATTTTCACTGCTTTGATTGAGTCCCATGTCCAAGCAGCAGTCATTTGCGCGAAAGAGCTAAAGATTCAGCTAAGAGTTAGGAGTGGAGGCCATGATTTTGAGGGCATATCTTATACATCAGCAATGACAATATCAGTTCCCTTTATCTTGCTTGACTTAGCTAAACTTCGCGCTATTAAAGTGGACATTGAGGATAATAGTGCTTGGGTTCAAGCTGGTGCGACTGTTGGTGAAGTATACTATAGGATTTCAGAAAAAAGCAAGACACATGGTTACCCTGCTGGCCTATGCACCAGCTTAGGAATTGGTGGGCATATCACTGGAGGAGCTTATGGTCCTATGTTGAGGAAATATGGTCTTGCAGCTGACAATGTTGTCGATGCTCAGATTGTTGATGCCAGTGGCAGAGTTCTTGATAGATCCTTAATGGGGGAAGACTTGTTTTGGGCAATCAGAGGGGGTGGAGGAGGCAGTTTTGGTGTACTTTTGGCTTGGAAAATTAGACTTGTTCCAGTTCCATCAACTGTGACAGTTTTCACAGTTCCAAAGACACTGGAAACTGGTGCAACAAAAGTCCTAAACAAATGGCAACATGTTGCACACAAGATTGATGAAGATCTCTTCATCAGAGTCATCATAACTCCAGCCAATTCAACAAAGGGGAAGAAAACAGTGCAGACAGCTTACCAAGCATTGTTTCTTGGCAAAACTGATAGGCTTCTTGATGTGATGAATCATAGTTTCCCTGAATTGGGATTGACACGAAATGATTGTGTCGAAATGAGCTGGATTCAATCAGTTATTTATATTGCTGGATATCCAAGTAACATCAGGCCTGAGTTCCTACTTCAAGGGAAGTCATTGTTCCCTAAAGTATACTACAAGGGCAAATCGGATTTTCTCCGTCAACCAGTTCCAGAAACTGGACTTGAAGGGATGTGGAAGTTGTTCTTACAAGAAGATTCACCTTTGCTGATATGGAATCCCTATGGCGGAATGATGGGGAAAATAGTAGAATCTTCAATTCCATTCCCACACAGAAAAGGGGTCATCTGCAAGATATTGTACATAACTAATTGGACAGCTGGAGAATCTGCAGATAAACATATCAACTGGATCAGAAGGCTTTATGAGTACATGGGCACTTTTGCTTCCAAGTTTCCTAGAGAAGCTTATGTGAATTATAGAGATCTTGATTTGGGTATGAACAAAAATGCCAACCCAAGTTTCTTGGAAGCTAGTGTTTGGGGGAAAAAGTATTTCAAGAACAATTATGACAGGCTAGTGCTGGTGAAGACTAAGGTTGATCCTGATAACTTCTTTTGGCATGAACAGAGTCTACCAATCCTTCCCTTCAAAGTTGACAAAGTTTGTTCACTGAAGAATGATTTTGGTTTGATGTCATGTTGA